One stretch of Chiroxiphia lanceolata isolate bChiLan1 chromosome 1, bChiLan1.pri, whole genome shotgun sequence DNA includes these proteins:
- the MED10 gene encoding mediator of RNA polymerase II transcription subunit 10 isoform X2 — MRPWPEAGRGGAAAAMAMAEKFDSLEEHLEKFVENIRQLGIIVSDFQPSSQTGLNQKLNFMVTGLQDIDKCRQQLHDISVPLEVFEYIDQGRNPQLYTKECLERALAKNEQVKGKIDTMKFETITFVLPSAWSQRAMEAQAFPQP; from the exons ATGCGCCCGTGGCCGGAAGCAGGGCGGGgtggggcggcggcggccatGGCAATGGCGGAGAAGTTCGACTCCCtggaggagcacctggagaAGTTCGTGGAGAACATCCGGCAGCTCGGCATCATCGTCAGCGACTTCCAACCCAGCAGCCAGACGGGGCTCAATCAGAAATT GAATTTCATGGTGACGGGCTTGCAGGATATCGACAAATGCCGGCAGCAGCTTCACGATATCAGCGTGCCTTTGGAAGTCTTTGA atACATCGATCAAGGCCGCAACCCTCAGCTCTACACTAAAGAGTGTCTGGAGCGAGCTTTGGCTAAAAATGAgcaagtaaaaggaaaaattgacACAATGAAG tttgaaaccattacCTTTGTCCTGCCATCAGCCTGGAGTCAGAGAGCCATGGAGGCACAAGCATTTCCTCAGCCCTGA
- the MED10 gene encoding mediator of RNA polymerase II transcription subunit 10 isoform X1, producing MRPWPEAGRGGAAAAMAMAEKFDSLEEHLEKFVENIRQLGIIVSDFQPSSQTGLNQKLNFMVTGLQDIDKCRQQLHDISVPLEVFEYIDQGRNPQLYTKECLERALAKNEQVKGKIDTMKKFKSLLIQELTKVFPEDMAKYKAIRGEDPPP from the exons ATGCGCCCGTGGCCGGAAGCAGGGCGGGgtggggcggcggcggccatGGCAATGGCGGAGAAGTTCGACTCCCtggaggagcacctggagaAGTTCGTGGAGAACATCCGGCAGCTCGGCATCATCGTCAGCGACTTCCAACCCAGCAGCCAGACGGGGCTCAATCAGAAATT GAATTTCATGGTGACGGGCTTGCAGGATATCGACAAATGCCGGCAGCAGCTTCACGATATCAGCGTGCCTTTGGAAGTCTTTGA atACATCGATCAAGGCCGCAACCCTCAGCTCTACACTAAAGAGTGTCTGGAGCGAGCTTTGGCTAAAAATGAgcaagtaaaaggaaaaattgacACAATGAAG aaaTTTAAAAGCCTGTTAATTCAAGAACTGACAAAGGTGTTCCCAGAAGACATGGCAAAGTACAAAGCTATTCGAGGAGAAGATCCTCCTCCCTAA